The following coding sequences are from one Formosa haliotis window:
- the hutF gene encoding formimidoylglutamate deiminase, translating to MSQHYTFKGLLTENGWLENVTVSVNEIGEISAIQSNSETAGERVDGYALPGFQNAHSHAFQYAMAGLAELHEGTGDPDDFWSWRTAMYDLALRISPEHLEAIATQLYAEMVRHGYTEVAEFHYLHHDTNGNPYHNLAELGERLMAAAQTAGIHITLILMFYQQGGFNMPAEDKQRRFISKTIDDYYRLLEQTEAIAKSYKNTTVGIGIHSLRAVEPESIIQLCNALQGDKPFHIHISEQLKEIEDCLATYGKRPVEWLLDHCDVNDNYHLVHATHLNEYEVKGIAATKANVVICPSTEGNLGDGLFPFNYFKRLNGNWSIGTDSHIGLNPFEELRILDYGQRLTTHKRNTFYKSNLGDSGFNAIKMAWKTGRKAMGKQNTEFFKIGDAFNAVIMDATAPLVATASTKHLCNTFVYASDVSHQLGTIINGKWLVKSGKHLNADSITAKFKATMKDLGSRL from the coding sequence ATGTCTCAACATTATACTTTTAAAGGCCTTTTAACCGAGAACGGCTGGTTAGAAAACGTTACTGTTTCGGTGAATGAAATAGGCGAAATTTCAGCAATTCAAAGCAATTCAGAAACAGCGGGAGAACGTGTAGATGGCTATGCGTTACCAGGATTTCAAAATGCCCATTCACATGCCTTTCAATATGCTATGGCCGGATTGGCAGAACTGCATGAAGGCACTGGGGATCCGGATGATTTTTGGAGTTGGAGAACCGCAATGTACGATTTAGCGCTTCGTATTTCACCAGAACATTTAGAAGCGATTGCAACGCAATTATATGCAGAAATGGTTCGACATGGGTATACCGAAGTTGCAGAATTTCATTATTTACATCACGATACAAACGGAAATCCTTACCATAATTTAGCCGAATTGGGTGAGCGTTTAATGGCGGCAGCGCAAACAGCAGGCATTCATATCACTTTAATTCTGATGTTTTATCAGCAAGGCGGATTTAATATGCCTGCAGAAGATAAACAACGCCGATTTATCTCTAAAACTATCGACGATTATTATCGTCTTTTAGAGCAAACAGAAGCCATTGCTAAATCATATAAAAACACAACCGTAGGAATTGGTATTCATTCCTTACGAGCGGTAGAACCCGAAAGTATCATTCAGCTTTGTAACGCCTTACAGGGAGACAAGCCTTTCCATATTCATATTTCTGAACAATTAAAAGAAATTGAAGATTGCTTGGCTACTTATGGAAAACGACCTGTAGAATGGTTGCTAGACCATTGCGATGTGAACGACAACTACCATTTGGTTCATGCCACACATTTAAACGAATATGAAGTTAAAGGCATTGCGGCAACCAAAGCCAATGTCGTCATTTGTCCGTCTACAGAAGGTAATTTAGGAGATGGCTTATTTCCTTTTAATTATTTTAAAAGACTAAATGGTAATTGGAGTATTGGTACCGACAGCCATATTGGATTAAATCCGTTTGAAGAATTACGTATTCTAGATTACGGACAACGTTTAACCACCCATAAACGCAACACGTTTTACAAAAGCAATCTAGGAGACAGCGGTTTTAATGCTATAAAAATGGCTTGGAAAACCGGACGTAAAGCCATGGGAAAACAAAATACCGAATTCTTTAAAATTGGAGATGCCTTTAATGCGGTAATTATGGATGCAACGGCTCCTTTAGTGGCCACAGCTTCTACAAAACATTTATGCAATACGTTTGTTTATGCTAGCGATGTGTCCCACCAGCTCGGTACTATAATTAATGGTAAATGGCTTGTAAAATCTGGAAAACATCTTAATGCAGATAGTATAACGGCTAAATTTAAAGCAACTATGAAGGATTTAGGGTCACGCCTATAG
- a CDS encoding Crp/Fnr family transcriptional regulator, with product MEHFSDLLNQFPEAKTIHVNKGDMLQFVGDEYAKVYYVKEGLLRSYTIDEKGKEHIFDFSHEGHYILDAEAYHNHTPTSLFIDAIENSTIIIVPQEKINPKDLNAELILNEYNDLTERVGILQKRLILLISETAKNRYLYFIDRFPEAIHRIPLKMIASYLGITPEVLSKIRGEIAREH from the coding sequence GTGGAACACTTTTCAGACCTACTAAATCAATTTCCTGAAGCTAAAACCATTCACGTAAATAAGGGTGATATGCTTCAGTTTGTAGGCGATGAATACGCCAAAGTGTATTATGTAAAGGAAGGTCTTTTACGAAGTTATACTATTGATGAAAAAGGGAAAGAACATATTTTCGACTTTTCACATGAAGGCCATTATATTTTAGATGCCGAGGCTTACCATAACCACACGCCTACATCTTTATTTATTGATGCTATAGAAAACAGTACTATTATTATAGTGCCACAAGAAAAAATAAATCCGAAAGATTTGAATGCCGAACTTATTCTTAACGAATATAACGACCTAACCGAACGGGTAGGCATTTTACAAAAACGATTGATACTTCTTATTAGCGAAACGGCCAAAAACCGTTACCTCTATTTTATAGATCGGTTTCCTGAAGCGATTCATCGCATCCCTCTAAAAATGATAGCATCCTATTTAGGAATAACCCCCGAAGTTTTAAGTAAAATTAGAGGTGAAATCGCCAGAGAACATTAA
- a CDS encoding phytase — MKKYIFSALILAAVSSCKNNLPEIEPTLISEKTPHDTDDPAIWVNKDNPAKSIVFGTDKDEINGGVYAFDLDGNIMHDKSLTHVSYPNNVDIEYGFALNDSTTVDIMMFTEREKHQIRLYAIPDMIPLDNGGFPVFEDETDIELKRPMGISIYKNPETQKVYAIVSRKKGPKSGYLYQYELQPKADAVALSLTRKFGTFSGTKEIEAIAVDDALGYVYYSDEGVGVRKFHADPAQGDEQISMFGSEHFKDDIEGIAIATYPDGHGYLIVSNQQDHSFNIFNRSDNSFVKTLNLGTKETDGCDVTTTALGDKFPNGLFVSMNDEKDFFFHSLDLLELK, encoded by the coding sequence ATGAAAAAATACATATTTAGTGCTTTAATTTTAGCCGCTGTTAGCTCTTGTAAAAATAATTTACCCGAAATAGAGCCCACTCTTATTTCCGAAAAGACGCCACACGACACCGACGATCCAGCAATTTGGGTAAACAAAGACAATCCAGCAAAAAGCATTGTTTTCGGAACCGATAAAGACGAAATAAATGGCGGTGTATATGCTTTCGATTTAGACGGAAATATCATGCACGATAAAAGTTTAACTCACGTTAGCTATCCTAACAATGTTGATATTGAATACGGGTTTGCTTTAAACGATTCTACAACTGTAGATATTATGATGTTTACCGAACGTGAAAAACATCAAATCCGTCTTTATGCCATTCCAGATATGATCCCTCTAGACAACGGTGGCTTCCCTGTTTTCGAAGATGAAACCGATATAGAACTTAAACGCCCTATGGGAATAAGCATTTATAAAAACCCTGAAACCCAAAAAGTGTATGCCATTGTAAGTCGTAAAAAAGGACCAAAATCGGGCTATTTATACCAATATGAATTACAACCTAAAGCAGATGCTGTTGCGCTTTCATTAACAAGAAAATTTGGAACCTTTAGCGGCACCAAAGAAATTGAAGCTATAGCTGTAGATGATGCTTTAGGCTACGTCTATTACTCTGATGAAGGTGTAGGTGTTAGAAAATTTCATGCCGACCCAGCGCAAGGTGACGAACAGATTTCAATGTTTGGAAGCGAGCACTTTAAAGACGATATCGAGGGTATTGCCATAGCCACTTATCCAGATGGTCATGGTTATTTAATAGTGTCAAATCAGCAAGATCACAGCTTTAATATTTTTAACCGCAGCGATAATAGTTTTGTAAAAACACTAAACTTAGGCACTAAAGAAACCGATGGTTGCGACGTTACCACAACCGCTTTAGGCGATAAATTCCCTAACGGATTATTTGTATCTATGAACGACGAAAAAGATTTTTTCTTTCACAGTTTAGATTTACTAGAATTGAAATAG
- a CDS encoding TapB family protein: protein MIALAVFFVLTSVGYAQSCDGYYPTTKGVEYEHTRYDKKDRVEAKKYNIIKDIQKEGGKTVVVVHTVTEDSKGKETINTDYNMYCENGNIKVDLKTLLKERISASLTNTNSDAETEVNGTNIVMPNNLKVGDELPNSDIHMDIMAGTTKMGFGAKTFNRKVVGEETITVPAGTFDCMVLTENTEIKMLITKKGTSKLWMAKGVGLVKLEEYNKKGDLVGREVLTVYKK from the coding sequence TTGATTGCATTAGCTGTATTTTTTGTACTAACTTCAGTTGGATACGCACAATCTTGTGACGGATATTATCCAACAACAAAAGGTGTTGAGTATGAGCATACTCGTTACGACAAAAAGGATAGAGTGGAAGCTAAAAAGTACAATATAATTAAAGATATTCAAAAAGAGGGAGGAAAAACAGTAGTTGTTGTACATACTGTAACCGAGGACTCAAAAGGTAAAGAAACCATTAATACAGATTATAATATGTATTGTGAAAATGGGAATATTAAAGTAGATCTTAAAACCTTATTAAAAGAGCGGATTTCTGCCAGCCTAACAAATACGAATTCTGATGCTGAGACAGAAGTAAATGGAACAAATATTGTTATGCCAAATAATTTAAAAGTTGGCGATGAGTTGCCTAATTCAGATATCCATATGGACATTATGGCAGGTACTACTAAAATGGGATTTGGAGCTAAAACTTTTAATAGAAAAGTTGTAGGAGAAGAAACCATTACTGTCCCAGCTGGAACTTTTGACTGTATGGTATTAACAGAAAATACAGAGATTAAGATGTTGATCACTAAAAAGGGAACTTCAAAACTATGGATGGCTAAAGGGGTTGGTTTAGTTAAGCTAGAGGAGTACAATAAAAAAGGAGATCTTGTAGGGAGAGAAGTGCTTACTGTTTACAAAAAATAA
- a CDS encoding HdeD family acid-resistance protein, which yields MKDTISNTVKHWWIPLVSGFLFIFLGILVFKTPVTSYLALTIFFEIGFLVTGILQIVYSISNKAVLTNWGWGLTSGIIDLFLAILLFANPGLSAAILPIYIGFMLLFRSMLGIGYSVDLKQWGVQEWGWILFGSILGVIFSSLMIMNPAFGSLSIVIYTGLSIVMLGMVQISIALSLKKIKKEIKDDEVLEAHPI from the coding sequence ATGAAAGATACAATTAGTAACACAGTAAAACATTGGTGGATTCCATTAGTTTCAGGATTCTTATTTATTTTCTTAGGCATTTTAGTCTTTAAGACACCTGTTACATCGTACTTAGCACTTACCATCTTCTTTGAAATCGGATTTTTAGTAACCGGTATTCTTCAGATTGTGTATTCAATATCAAATAAAGCCGTCTTAACCAATTGGGGTTGGGGACTTACTTCTGGAATTATAGATCTATTTTTAGCTATACTTTTATTTGCTAACCCAGGTTTATCTGCTGCTATACTACCAATTTATATCGGTTTTATGTTACTCTTTAGATCGATGCTAGGAATAGGGTATTCTGTAGATTTAAAACAATGGGGTGTACAGGAATGGGGATGGATATTATTTGGCTCTATCCTAGGCGTAATATTCTCGTCTTTAATGATAATGAACCCTGCTTTTGGTAGTTTAAGTATAGTAATTTACACAGGTTTATCTATAGTAATGCTAGGAATGGTTCAGATTTCTATAGCACTAAGTTTGAAAAAAATTAAAAAAGAAATTAAAGATGATGAAGTTTTAGAAGCTCATCCTATATAA
- a CDS encoding TonB-dependent receptor has protein sequence MKNWITIMVLFVTTFSSLAQTGQVQGTITDQNAITVPGASVLLEEINKGAVSDFNGKFTLVNIAPGTYTLVIKYLGYADYSQQITVNPTVTTNLSISLTEQNTELDEVQIVGLGFGSQARALNTQKNKQNITNIVSTDQIGKFPDANIGDAVKRIPGITMQVDQGEARNIIVRGLAPQLNSVTLNGSRIPSAEADNRNVQMDLIPSDMIQTVEVNKAVTPDMDADAIGGSINLITRTSPHGFRFSATGGSGINLINDKRILNGSFLLGDRSKNDKFGWVIAASYNDTKFGSDNVEAEWDDEFEYNTGAEDEDGDPIMQEVDVNPYASVNEIREYHVQRIRRSFSANFDYKLDNNNTLYFKSIYNWRDDRENRFVLEQGILDGEDIEFGDFTVDSNGNLTGFPVEAKREVKGGIDNSRNKNTRLEDQRMQNYSLGGEHLINNLQVDWMASFSKASEERLNERYLVYESEYGVNYNNNPDKPSYMPTNADDADYSIFEFDELYEENQYTDETDYNALVNFELPLHIFDKDNGTLKFGAKTRIKEKKQDNSYTEYSPENDDLEFLGNIPTRNYTEANFNPGSQYQIGYFPTPEYLGSLNLYDSNLFSAEDKPEEYETANFNVKENVYAGYVMTEQNISDKLSFLLGVRVEHTVADATGNEIIFNADGDYIEASPVNSKNDYTNVLPSIHLKYNATENTILRFAWTNTIARPNYVDIVPSREINNEDEEIILGNPDLGPTSSMNLDLMAEHYFHSIGLVSGGVFYKDIKDFIYTFQYENEDGYEVYQPFNGDEASIFGFEAAFQRQLDFLPGFLKNLNLYLNYTYLASEASGIRNEDGEERDDLDLPNTAPNMFNGSLGYANKYFSLRLSANYSDSYIDEIGGRAFEDRYYDEQFFLDFNARANITKQLSLYVDVNNITNQPLRYYQGVRERTMQMEYYQTRITFGLKYDLFKRK, from the coding sequence ATGAAAAACTGGATTACAATAATGGTACTTTTCGTTACAACGTTTAGTTCATTAGCACAAACCGGGCAAGTTCAAGGAACCATTACAGACCAAAATGCGATAACAGTTCCTGGAGCATCGGTATTACTTGAAGAAATTAATAAAGGAGCTGTATCCGACTTCAACGGAAAATTCACCCTTGTTAATATAGCACCGGGCACGTATACCTTAGTTATAAAATATTTAGGATATGCAGACTATAGCCAACAAATTACGGTTAACCCAACAGTTACCACTAACTTAAGCATTTCGTTAACCGAACAAAATACAGAATTAGACGAAGTACAAATTGTGGGTCTAGGGTTTGGTAGTCAAGCCAGAGCCCTTAACACTCAAAAAAACAAACAAAATATTACCAATATAGTATCTACAGACCAAATTGGTAAATTCCCAGATGCCAATATTGGAGATGCTGTAAAACGTATTCCTGGTATTACTATGCAAGTAGATCAAGGAGAAGCACGTAATATTATTGTACGTGGTTTAGCGCCACAGTTAAACTCGGTAACTTTAAACGGTAGTCGTATTCCATCGGCAGAAGCCGACAACAGAAATGTTCAAATGGATTTAATTCCTTCAGACATGATTCAAACTGTCGAAGTAAACAAGGCTGTAACTCCAGACATGGATGCCGATGCTATTGGAGGGTCTATAAACTTAATTACTAGAACATCTCCTCACGGATTTCGTTTCTCGGCCACTGGTGGATCTGGAATTAACTTAATTAACGACAAGCGTATTTTAAACGGATCGTTTTTATTGGGGGACCGTTCTAAAAACGACAAATTCGGATGGGTAATTGCTGCATCCTACAATGATACTAAATTTGGATCGGATAATGTGGAAGCCGAATGGGACGATGAATTCGAGTACAACACAGGTGCCGAAGACGAAGATGGAGACCCTATTATGCAGGAGGTAGATGTTAACCCATATGCTAGCGTTAACGAAATAAGAGAATACCACGTGCAACGTATACGTCGTAGTTTTTCTGCAAACTTCGATTATAAGTTAGATAACAACAACACGCTTTATTTTAAATCTATTTATAACTGGAGAGACGACCGCGAAAACCGATTTGTTTTAGAGCAAGGAATTCTTGATGGTGAAGATATCGAGTTTGGCGATTTTACAGTAGACTCTAATGGTAACCTAACAGGTTTTCCTGTTGAAGCAAAACGCGAAGTTAAAGGTGGTATCGATAATAGCCGTAATAAAAATACACGTCTAGAAGACCAACGTATGCAAAACTACAGTCTTGGTGGAGAGCACTTAATAAACAACTTACAGGTAGACTGGATGGCATCTTTCTCTAAGGCTTCAGAAGAGCGTTTAAACGAGCGCTACTTGGTATACGAAAGCGAATATGGTGTTAATTATAATAACAACCCAGACAAGCCAAGCTATATGCCAACAAACGCTGATGATGCCGATTATAGCATATTTGAGTTTGATGAATTGTATGAAGAAAACCAATATACCGATGAAACCGATTATAACGCTTTAGTAAACTTCGAATTACCTCTTCATATTTTTGATAAAGATAACGGTACCTTAAAATTTGGTGCTAAAACAAGAATTAAAGAAAAGAAACAGGATAACAGTTACACCGAGTATTCGCCAGAAAATGACGATTTAGAATTCTTAGGAAATATACCAACAAGAAATTATACAGAAGCGAATTTCAATCCTGGTAGCCAATACCAAATCGGGTATTTCCCAACACCAGAATACTTAGGAAGCTTAAACCTATACGACAGCAATTTATTTAGTGCAGAAGACAAACCCGAAGAATACGAAACGGCAAACTTTAATGTTAAAGAAAACGTATACGCAGGTTATGTTATGACCGAGCAAAATATTTCCGATAAATTAAGCTTTCTTTTAGGAGTACGTGTAGAACACACAGTTGCAGATGCTACAGGAAATGAAATTATATTTAACGCAGATGGCGATTATATAGAAGCTTCGCCTGTTAACAGTAAAAACGACTACACAAACGTTTTACCAAGTATACATTTAAAATATAACGCAACAGAAAACACAATCTTAAGATTTGCTTGGACCAACACTATTGCTCGTCCAAACTATGTAGATATTGTACCGTCTAGAGAAATTAACAACGAAGACGAAGAGATCATTCTGGGTAATCCAGATTTAGGACCAACCTCATCTATGAACTTAGATCTTATGGCCGAACATTACTTTCATTCTATTGGTTTAGTTTCTGGGGGCGTATTCTATAAAGATATTAAAGACTTCATTTACACCTTCCAATACGAGAACGAAGACGGCTACGAAGTGTACCAACCGTTTAATGGAGACGAGGCCTCTATCTTTGGTTTCGAAGCAGCTTTCCAACGTCAGTTAGATTTCTTACCAGGGTTTCTTAAAAACTTAAACTTGTACTTAAACTATACCTATCTTGCTTCTGAAGCCTCTGGTATTAGAAACGAAGATGGCGAAGAACGCGACGATTTAGATTTACCAAATACAGCTCCTAATATGTTTAACGGGTCGTTAGGATATGCTAACAAATACTTTAGTTTACGTTTATCGGCTAACTATTCCGATTCGTACATAGACGAAATTGGTGGCCGTGCATTTGAGGATCGTTATTACGACGAGCAATTCTTTTTAGATTTTAATGCAAGAGCTAACATTACAAAACAATTAAGTTTGTATGTCGATGTTAATAATATTACTAACCAACCATTACGCTATTACCAAGGTGTACGCGAAAGAACCATGCAAATGGAATATTACCAAACGCGCATAACATTTGGTTTAAAATACGACTTATTTAAAAGAAAATAA
- a CDS encoding N-formylglutamate amidohydrolase, whose amino-acid sequence MMTLYNITKPKVKTVPIIISSPHSGTYFPPEIGSKLHPEYVANPDDTDWFIDTLYSFASDLGITLITANYNRWVVDLNRDPESKPLYNDGRVITGLVPTTNFNGEALYKSETPSEDEINFRIENYYKPYHQKIEELLQDTKKQFGKALLFDAHSIRKKVPGIQDAPFPDLILGDNEQTSASQSIIDSAYKALQSGDYHVEHNHPFKGGQITRSFGRPQEHIHALQLEMAKTNYMNDAETAYDDARAEHMQTLLKHMFQELIKTLS is encoded by the coding sequence ATGATGACGCTTTACAACATTACTAAACCTAAGGTAAAAACCGTTCCCATTATAATTAGTTCTCCGCATTCTGGAACCTATTTTCCGCCAGAAATCGGTTCTAAATTGCATCCTGAATACGTTGCAAACCCAGACGATACCGATTGGTTTATAGACACCCTTTATAGTTTTGCTTCAGATTTAGGAATTACATTAATTACAGCAAATTATAACCGTTGGGTAGTCGATCTTAATCGCGATCCCGAAAGTAAACCGCTTTATAATGATGGTCGTGTTATAACGGGCTTGGTTCCTACAACAAACTTTAATGGGGAAGCTTTATATAAATCTGAAACACCTTCGGAAGACGAAATTAATTTCAGAATTGAAAATTATTACAAACCCTACCATCAAAAAATCGAAGAATTACTGCAGGACACAAAAAAACAGTTTGGTAAAGCTTTGCTTTTCGATGCACATTCCATCCGAAAAAAAGTTCCTGGTATACAAGACGCTCCTTTTCCCGATTTAATTTTAGGCGATAATGAACAAACCTCAGCGTCGCAATCTATAATCGATTCGGCATATAAAGCATTACAAAGCGGCGATTATCATGTAGAACATAACCATCCGTTTAAAGGCGGACAAATTACACGTTCTTTTGGTAGACCTCAAGAACATATTCACGCGCTTCAGTTAGAAATGGCTAAAACCAATTATATGAACGATGCCGAAACAGCTTATGATGATGCCCGTGCAGAACATATGCAAACGCTACTAAAACATATGTTTCAGGAATTAATTAAAACCTTATCTTAA